The nucleotide sequence AAGGGCAGGGAGAGGTGTGCTCTTGCAGCTGGGTGGCAGGGGGGCCTCCTCTGGTCCTCCCTCCACTGTGCTGGATAGATGGAGATGGGGACGGTTGCTGGCCACTTGGCAAGGCTTTGAAGCCTCTCTGCAAGCTGAGAGCTACTGTAGACAGAGGCCCTGTTGGGTgtgagtggggagggtggggattCTGCCCTGTGCTTGTGGGAGTCGCTCAGCAGCCTCCACTACAGGCTGCAAACCCCACAGCCTCTCCAGGGCCCAGACCTGTTGAGAACCAGCTGTGTGTTGGGGGCCCTCAGTGCCGTCctcaccctctccctctcttccccagcGAAATTTTCCCCTACCTTGTGGTGGTTATTGGGTTAGAGAACGTGTTGGTGCTCACCAAGTCCGTGGTCTCAACCCCAGTGGACCTCGAGGTGAAGCTGCGCATCGCCCAAGGTAATATAGTGGGGAGTCAGGAggatggggcgggggaggggcccgTTTTATGCTTCCTCCTGCTGAGGAAACAGGGACCCCCAGCATAATATGGCCTCCATTGCTCTGGCCTCTCACATAATATGGAGTGGGCCTAGCAGCTTGTTAGCACATGCCCCGAGGAACCATGGAGTCACTGGACTATACTTTGTCCTGGTTCATGTGTCAGTAAGAAAGCAAACCGGACTCTGCTATGGGGCTTGGTGTTTGGTGGCCCTTCATCCAGGCTGGCACctggtgttttctctttttgcctcacTCCACCACACTAGGCCCAGGCCCATGGGGCTGGTCACTTCAGAGATGCTACCTCCACAGCTACCAGAAAAGCCCCTGTGGCCTCagtggcaggagctggggagctggggttCTGGGGAAAGTGAGAACAAAGAGCCTAGGCCTGGAGGTCTGAACTCTTGTGCCTCTTCCACCTAACCCCATTATCTGTGGGAAAGGAGCTGGAGACAGGCTGTTCATTCATTTGGCGAACCTTTGTGAGCTTCTGTGAGAGGCCGGGCCCTGTGCTAGATGTGGAGTTCTGAGGAGATGAGGGGAAATGGCCCCTACCCCCTGGGTGCTCAGAGCCTTACGCATGCGACCATGTGATAGCATGAGGCCCAGGGACTTGCCGTGGGGAGGGGCTTGTGGAAGAACACAGCTAGCTCTCCCGTCCCCAGAGCCCTTCTGCACGTGGCAGGTAGACACACTCATGCTGTCCCTGTGCAGACGAGACAAGGACAGCATGTGAGGCTGGATGTGCCAGAGTGGGGAACAGTTGGCTTTCGTCTTGGGTTTGCtcatctcagcatctgcttctcccttcctttgATGGTTATAGCTCTCCCCTGTACCCTCCAAGACCCCTCTTACCTGCAGCAGCTGTGCAGTGATGGCAGCACCTTGGAACCCAGGCATTGGCAGTCCTGAGGATTGGGCACTTTTGTAGAATAGTTGCCGCAGAAGGCTGGGCACCCTCCCCGTGCCTCCATCCTCTGAGGACCACGAGGTTGTGTGCAGACAAAGGTTATGTATTGGCCCAATGGTCCTCTTGTTGTCCTCTGCAGGCCTAAGCAGTGAGAGCTGGTCCATCATGAAGAAcatggccacagagctgggcatTATTCTCATTGGCTACTTCACCCTAGTGCCCGCTATCCAGGTAAGGCCCCAAGGCCTGCCACTTGGGTGAgcgtggaaccacctgctgggttCCCCAGCTGTGCAGCCATGCACAGGGTGCACCCCTCTCAATGCAGACTCCCTTGTCTATGAGACGGGACCTCTTTGCTGCCAAGATGGTTGTTAACATGCATAAGGTGTTCCTGGCATGCCTGGTTGAGCAGAAATACTTAGTAAGCCCTGGCTGGGTTATGGGATTGAGCTCCCAGCCCATCAGGCTCTGCCTTTGACCTTGTCCTCTTATGCTCTCTCATTCAGCCAAGTGGCAGGAGGGGGCTTGGTGGGCTCAGTGGAGGCTGGTGGCTGGCTGTGCAGTTGCAGTCAGACCTAGTTTCCTGTTTCTCAGGCAGAAACACTGTGGGGCCCCTGAACTGGTCCTGTCTTTCCTGGCACTAGTCCTGACCCACAGCTGCAGCTTCCAGACACATGGCTTCCCTGTAGGAGGGCCACTCCCCATTGCCCAGAGTGGCCCCTGTTCTTGCAGAGTGCCCTCACTCAACTGTGagcagaggtggaggtggagttGGAAGCCCAGACTGTTGCTGACCATTCTGGAAGGAGCTGCTCGAAGGGGGTGATGCatcatctcctccttcctcctctcccagggctgGCAGGCCTGCTGAGGAGTGAGATGAGTGGAGAGCATAAGGGCTCCAGGCTTTTCCCCCAGATGTCCCAGAGGGCATCTGCAGGCCATGGTGCAGTCTTGGGATATTAGAGCCATCATGACTACTACGCCATCATGTGCTAGATCCTTCATCTTACCCCAGATTTGAGTAAAAGCTGTGGTGATGCACCAGAAGTCTCAAacaagggcaggggagggaaacTTAAATCTGCGAAAATTCCATCTATCAACAGAGCTTGGGGAGCAAAGGGACCACCGTTTTTCAGTTTTAGGGCAGAATTAATTCCCTCCCGCCCCCTCTCCCCTGCTTCGTTGGTCCAGTGCCATCTCTGGCCAGGGACTTTTCTGAGAGCCCCAAAATCAGGTCATCCCTGGGCTCTGGGTAGGTGGTGGTCCATCGCAGTTGAGCAGGTCCAGGGGCTCAGTGGGGAGGGCCTTTTGGGTGGCAGGCTGATGCGGCTCAGAGCTTTCCAAGTTGGAGCAGGCCCCCCTCTCTCGGGGGATCAGGAGATTCAGGGAGAGCACCCACCCTTCAGCCTTCTCTGAATAAAGGTGTGAGGAGGtctctgctgccccctggtggggagggagggagggagccgcTGGCACTGTCCCTCCTTGGCCACTCCCAGATTCAGAACTACTAGtatctcttttctttatctctgctgTGCCCCGCCTGCCACTGCCCTGCAGATTCTGAGGTGCCCACAGGCAGGGAGGGAACTGCTTCTCTAGGGTGCTAGGCCATGAGGTCATGGTGTCCCCTTATCTGCTCTAATTCCAGGAGTTCTGTCTCTTTGCTGTCGTGGGCCTGGTGTCTGACTTCTTCCTTCAGATGCTGTTTTTCACCACTGTCCTGTCCATTGACATTCGCCGGATGGAGGTAGGAGTGGGCTGAGCCCTGCCCCATccacctcctcctcagccctggcTGTGCTCAGGGGATCTTGGGTGAGAGAGGTACAGACCTTGGGCAGGGACAGTAGCCCCGTGTGGGCAGCCTCTGGACGGCGGCCTTGGGTCCTGACCACTGCACCCCCAACAGCTAGCCGACCTGAACAAGCGCCTGCCTCCTGAGGCCTGCCTGCCCCCAGCGAAGCCAGTGGGACGGCCAGCACGCTTCGAACGGCAACTGGCTGTGCGGCCATCCACACCCCACACCATCACACTGCAGCCATCCTCCTTCCGAAACCTGCGGCTTCCCAAGAGGCTGCGTGTCGTCTACTTCCTGGCCCGCACCCGCCTGGCTCAGCGCCTCATCATGGtacctgcctgccctgccctgccctgccctgccctcctctgagGGCCAGTGCTCAATTCTCTCTTGAATTTGACACTATGCCTTGGAGagggcactgctcctcaggccctGTGGCCTCTTGAAGCCTGGCTTTGGGAAGCTGCCCACCATACCATCCTGCCTTGAGATGGTAAACCTACTTCTGGGAGAAGCAGCCCTGGGGTCGTCATGTTGAGGAGTCATCATCTCCCCAAGATGACCCAGGATAGAAACCTGCTAGACGGGCTGCTCTGGGGTGGAACCACCATGGTTCCCTGAGTCAGGGTTCATCAGCTGCTACATGTACAGGCATCAGAAAATGCTGGGCAAAATAATTCACCTGCTGGACTGGCTGCTGGCCACCAGTGCCTCTCCCAAGGAGTTGAAGTGAGAGGGAAGCAAGGCTGAGGCCCTCTGAAGACTGGGACCTGTGGGTGTCTTTGGAGCAGTCAGGCAGCTGGTCCCTCTGGCCATGCTGACTGTGGGAATGGCAGCAGCTTTCTGGCCCCAGCTGAGATGGGCGTTAGGGATAGAGAAATTCTCTCTCAAACTCCAGGGTGCTGCTCTGTATTTCCAGGCTAAGAAACTCAAACCCTGATCATGGAAAGGACATTAGGTCCCTCCAATGACAACTGGCCTCAGGTCGTAGTGGGATGACTTGGGGTGGGCAGAAGGGAAGGACAGATAGGGGCCtgtgtcctctccccacccccaggcctgagGTCCCCGTGCTGCCTCCTTCTAGCATGAGGGCCAAGGCTGCTGTGCCGTGGGGCTGCCTGTTCCTCCCAGAGGCCCCGCTGAGCGCCCAATGCCCCACTGCAGGCTGGCACTGTTGTCTGGATCGGCATCCTGGTGTACACAGACCCAGCAGGGCTACGCACCTACCTTGCTGCCCAGGTGACGGAACAGAGCCCACTGGGCGAGGGCGCCCTGACTCCAATGCCTGTGCCTAGTGGCGTGCTGCCTGCCAGCCACCCGGACCCTGCATTTTCCATCTTCCCACCTGATGCCCCTAAGTTACCTGAGAACCAGACATTGCCAAGAGAGCCACCCGAGCCTGGGGGTCCAACAGAGGGCATCCATGATAGCCCAGTCCCAGAGGTAACCTGGGGGCCTGAGGATGAGGAACTTTGGAGGAAATTGTCCTTCCGCCACTGGCCGACACTCTTCAGCTATTACAACATCACACTGGCAAAGAGGTGAGTTGCGCTGTACCAGTAGTCACCTCTTCACTTGGTGGTGTCACCTCACCGTCTCCAGAGCATTCCTTCCCCCTCAGGCGGGAGACCCACTGCTTGGAAGTCTGTTTcctttcaaataattaaataccCATAAGGTTGTGAAGTAGGAACCAGTGCTCCAGGCAGCCACAACCTAAGACAGtggccctgggccctgctctgGGGAGTCTTGGGTTGCTGCCAGCGCCTTGGCCAGAATGAGATCCACCCACTTGCTgctgcccactctgtgccaggatGGGTGATGGAGACAGCCCACACTGCAGTGATGGCTGCTTGGGTGCTGGTGTCTGTGACAAAACAAGGTTGGGGTaccagagctgggctggggaggggcccacCTCTCTCCTCACCACCCATGCTGAGAAGACTGTACTGAGAGGGTGGTGGTCTCGGAATCTGGCAGCTCCAGCTGAGTCCTGCATGGAGAGTAGGGAGTGGactggggcagcagcaggagggacCCTTCTGAGGGCATCCCCACTGAGGCTGCCCACCTGCCCGGTCCCAGGTACATCAGCCTGCTGCCTGTGATTCCGGTCACACTCCACCTGAACCCGAGGGAGGCCCTGGAGGGGCGGCATCCTCAGGACGGCCGCAGTGCCTGGCCCCCGCCACAGCCTGGGCCGGGTGGGCTCTgggaggccagccccaaggggccAGGTGTGGTGCAGGCCCACGGAGACATCACTCTGTACAAGTAaggcccctgggggagggggtggcggtGGGAGGGCCAGGGCATGCCTCACCACCATCCCACCTGGCACAGGGTGGCGGCGCTCGGCCTGGCTGCAGGCATCATCCTCGTGCTCCTGCTGCTCTGCCTTTACCGCGTGCTCTGCCCACGCAATTATGGGCAGCCTGGTGGTGGGCCCGGCCGTCGGCGGCGTGGGGACTTGCCCTGTGACGACTATGGCTATGCACCGCCTGAGACCGAGATTGTGCCCCTGGTGCTGCGTGGTCACCTCATGGTGAGTGTGgcctgggggctgtgggggcgCCTGGGGCCCTGGACCGTGCTGACGCCAGTGCTCATGTTTCGTGTCACACGCCCACAGGACATTGAATGTCTGGCCAGCGATGGCATGCTGCTGGTGAGCTGTTGCCTGGCAGGCCACGTCTGCGTATGGGATGCACAGACTGGGGACTGCCTCACACGCATCCCACGCCCGGGGTACGTGCCACCTTTCCATGCCCTGTCCCCgtctcctgccccacctcccactcctACCATTCCCTGCCATCCCCTGCCATCATTCCCTGCCATCCCCTGCCACCCCACCACTGTCCTTACTCTGCCCTCCTGGCCCCCCACCTCCAGCAGGCAGCGCCGGGACAGTGGTGTTAGCAGCGTGTTCGAGGCTCAGGAGAGCTGGGAACGACTGTCAGATGGCGGGAAGGGTGGCCCAGAGGAGCTTGGGGACAGCCCTCCACTGCAGCACCGCCCCCGGGGCCCTCTACCACCTTCCCTCTTCGGGGACCAGCCGGACCTCAGCTCCTTGATTGACACCAACTTCTCAGCGCAGACGCGGCTCTCAGAGCCCGCTCAGCCAGAGCCCCGGCACCGGGCAGGCTGCGGCCGCACTCGGGACTCCCCAGGCTATGACTTCAGCCGCCTGGTGCAGCAAGTGTACCAGGAGGAAGGGTTGGCTCCCATCCACTCACCAGCCCTGCGCCCACCCTCACCTGGACCTGCGCTGCTCCAAGCCCCTGAGGATGAGGCGGGCTCTCCTTCCGAGAAGGGCTCCCCTTGTCTTGCCTGGGCCCCCAGCGCAGACGGCTCCATCTGGAGCCTGGAGCTGCAGGGCAACCTCATCGTGGTGGGGCGGAGCAGTGGCCggctggaggtgggcagagggactggaggtgggcagaggggccGTCCACTTGGGGCTTGTGGGCCTTCCCAGCCCGCAGGTGCTCACAGCTTCTGGGCTTGCAGGTATGGGATGCCATCGAGGGCGTGCTGCACTGCAGCAGCGAGGAGGTCTCCTCGGGCATCACAGCCCTCGTCTTCCTGGACAAAAGGTGAGATTGCTAGATTGCCTGCCTCAACCCCAGACATCCCCAGCCCATCCTGGCCAGGCCATACTCAgaggtttgagtcctggctccccTTTGCTGGTATGTGACTTGACTTCCCTTCTCGGTGCCCAGCCCCACACCTGTGAACAGCGGGTAGTCCACCTCAATGGGAGGGGTGACAACTAAAAAGAGTTAACTGGTAGGAAGCATGTAGAATAGGGCCTGGCACACGCTGAGCTCCCAGGACCCTTAACCACTGTGACAGTGGGGAGTGGGTACACTGTTTTCCTTTCTCACCTTTGTGAAGCCAGCATATCTCTAATTGCCCTGTCAATACTGACCTTTCTTGGTTTCTTGGCTGCATTTTCAGTTACAGAAAAGTGCATTTTCAAAAGAACCTTCTTGTTAGaacatttctttccctttgatACTGGACACTATTCTCGCCTCCCTCCTCAGCGCGCCTCTTGGCTGTGGGTGTTCCCAGGGCTCCATCTGCACACACTCCCTGTGAAGGTCCCAGCCACCCAGACTTTGGGCTCCCACCTCTGGGCTCTTAAACCCAGGTCTCACCCATGACCAGGAGCCTCCTGCTGAGCGCTTCACCTGCTTGTCTCATGCTGGCTCTTCCTTCCAGAGTCTCTGACCATTTGTGGCACCACCATCTAGGCTAGagcttgaggtttttttttttccttggggtAGGAGGAACCCCTTGTCCTcagttctctcaatttttgttggCTGCTGCTGTCATTCCTGCCACCATCAGGCTTCTTGCACAGGCCTTGTCCTCCAGCCTGTCCTCCAGCCTGGCCAAGTTCATTAGGTTCCCCACGATTGGAAATTCTTCCTTGctgcttgttttgtttccagttttagggAAAGCCCACGGGCTCAGCCCAACCCCCAAAGTTCCTGATGACCACGGTCTCTCCTCCTTGCCCTCCCCTTTCCTGTACACTGGGCCTTCCgcagctctgccctgggccctTCCAGTTCATGGGTGGAGGTTATAGACGTGCATTGCCTTTTGCTGGAGTAAGATTTTGAGCCCACTCACTTCGAGGCTTTGGGGTCACTGGACAAATGTCCCCATCTCTGCCTGTCAAACCTGTGCCTAGGGATTTCTGGGCAATGGAGAGAATCCTTTGTGGAAAAAGGAAAtggagttggggctggccctgtggcctagcggttaagttcggcacactccactttagtggcccaggtttggttcctgggcacggacctacacaagtcgtcagtggccaggctgtggtggtggctcacagacagaatagaagaagattggcataggtgttagctcaggcgaatcttgctcagcaaaaaaaaaaaaaaaagacgggaaaaggaaaatggaataggTGGTGCTTGGGTTAAAGCTGCTTTTATGTGATAGAGACAGCAGTACCTCCTGTGGCAGCAAAACGCAGCCCCACCTCAGGTCCTATTTCGCCGCTTCAGAAGGCTTTCCTTTAGCTCCAGGCTATGAAGTGGAACCTTccacatgcttttttttttttttttcctggtttacaATCTTAGGTGATGTTCCTCAGGtatcattttatgtatattagctcatttactcCTTGTGACCACTTTGTGAGTTGGGTACTCAATTGAGGACAACCTGTGAggttgtccccatttcacagatgaagaaactgaggcacagattaATAATTAGAGTTGCAACCTGGGCCCTCCAGTTTCAGCATCTGTTCCACAGCACGTCCTTCCCTCTTGGCCATGGTCCCTCATGTCTCTGTTGTTCCCACATGCTCAGTGGAGCTGAGCCTGTCAAGTACCCATGGTGCCCGGCCTCAAGGCTGGGGGCTCTGAGGGAGATCCCCCTGGTAGCTGCTCTTGTCTTCCAGGATTGTGGCTGCCCGGCTCAACGGTTCCCTCGATTTCTTCTCCTTGGAGACCCACACTTCCCTCAGCCCCCTGCAGTTCCGAGGTcagagggcctgggctgggcaggggcctgcACCTGGTGGGTGAAGTGCAGGGGCTGCTTGTAAGGTGTCTTCTCAGAGATCCCTCACTTGGCCTGTTGTCCCCAGGGACCCCAGGGCGGGGCACTTCCCCTGCATCCCCCGTGTACAGCAGCAGTGACACTGTGGCCTGTCGCCTGACCCACACAGTGCCCTGTGCACACCAGAAACCCATCACAGCCCTGAAGGCCGCTGCTGGGCGCCTTGTGACTGGGAGCCAAGACCACACCCTGAGAGTGAGTGTTGGCTCCGTCTTTTAGGTGCTAGGGTGGCCTAGCACAAGGGATGAGGAGCATTTGGGGTCGGTCGGGGAGAGGCTAGAGGTGTCCTGGATGAACCGTGGAAGGGATTTCTTGGCCAAACTGTAATTTGGAAAACACCAGATTGTCCAGAACTTGATGCCCATCCCTGCCCCAGGTGTTCCGTCTGGAGGACTCGTGCTGTCTCTTCACCCTGCAGGGCCACTCAGGGGCCATCACAACGGTGTACATTGACCAGGTAAGGGGCTGATGGGGAGCTGTGGGAGGGGTGCAGGAGTACTATGCCAGGCCCATTGCTCTTGTTTCTGACTCCTGGGAGCTGGCCCCCAAGGGCCTTCTGGGATGTAGTGGGAGGG is from Equus przewalskii isolate Varuska chromosome 15, EquPr2, whole genome shotgun sequence and encodes:
- the SCAP gene encoding sterol regulatory element-binding protein cleavage-activating protein isoform X3, translating into MTLTERLREKISQAFYNHGLLCASYPIPIILFTGLCILGCCYPLLKLPLPGTGPVEFTTPMKDYAPPPVSSDHKPREPNEQPEWYVGAPVAYIQQIFVKSSVSPWHKNLLAVDVFRSPLSRAFQLVEEIRNHVLRESSGTRSLEDVCLQVTDLLPGLRKLRNLLPEHGCLLLSPGNFWQNDRERFHADPDIIRTIHQHEPKTLQTSATLKDLLFGVPGKYSGVSLYTRKRMVSYTITLVFQRYHAKFLSSLRTRLMLLHPSPNCSLRAESLVHVHFKEEIGIAELIPLVTTYIILFAYIYFSTRKIDMVKSKWGLALAAVVTVLSSLLMSVGLCTLFGLTPTLNGGEIFPYLVVVIGLENVLVLTKSVVSTPVDLEVKLRIAQGLSSESWSIMKNMATELGIILIGYFTLVPAIQEFCLFAVVGLVSDFFLQMLFFTTVLSIDIRRMELADLNKRLPPEACLPPAKPVGRPARFERQLAVRPSTPHTITLQPSSFRNLRLPKRLRVVYFLARTRLAQRLIMAGTVVWIGILVYTDPAGLRTYLAAQVTEQSPLGEGALTPMPVPSGVLPASHPDPAFSIFPPDAPKLPENQTLPREPPEPGGPTEGIHDSPVPEVTWGPEDEELWRKLSFRHWPTLFSYYNITLAKRYISLLPVIPVTLHLNPREALEGRHPQDGRSAWPPPQPGPGGLWEASPKGPGVVQAHGDITLYKVAALGLAAGIILVLLLLCLYRVLCPRNYGQPGGGPGRRRRGDLPCDDYGYAPPETEIVPLVLRGHLMDIECLASDGMLLVSCCLAGHVCVWDAQTGDCLTRIPRPGRQRRDSGVSSVFEAQESWERLSDGGKGGPEELGDSPPLQHRPRGPLPPSLFGDQPDLSSLIDTNFSAQTRLSEPAQPEPRHRAGCGRTRDSPGYDFSRLVQQVYQEEGLAPIHSPALRPPSPGPALLQAPEDEAGSPSEKGSPCLAWAPSADGSIWSLELQGNLIVVGRSSGRLEVWDAIEGVLHCSSEEVSSGITALVFLDKRIVAARLNGSLDFFSLETHTSLSPLQFRGTPGRGTSPASPVYSSSDTVACRLTHTVPCAHQKPITALKAAAGRLVTGSQDHTLRVFRLEDSCCLFTLQGHSGAITTVYIDQTMVLASGGQDGAICLWDVLTGSRVSHMFAHRGDVTSLTCTTSCVISSGLDDLISIWDRSTGIKLYSIQQDLGCGASLGVISDNLLVTGGQGCVSFWDLNYGDLLQTVYLGKNSEAQPARQILVLDNAAIVCNFGSELSLVYVPSVLEKLD
- the SCAP gene encoding sterol regulatory element-binding protein cleavage-activating protein isoform X1, encoding MMQNTVHPLNNPQSWPRETIAVPLDVVHSRCGLASVQRETVSGRLPGKRTAKPSPAGRISGIFLTCFPVYGRGHSAHCSPNKMTGSYPLLKLPLPGTGPVEFTTPMKDYAPPPVSSDHKPREPNEQPEWYVGAPVAYIQQIFVKSSVSPWHKNLLAVDVFRSPLSRAFQLVEEIRNHVLRESSGTRSLEDVCLQVTDLLPGLRKLRNLLPEHGCLLLSPGNFWQNDRERFHADPDIIRTIHQHEPKTLQTSATLKDLLFGVPGKYSGVSLYTRKRMVSYTITLVFQRYHAKFLSSLRTRLMLLHPSPNCSLRAESLVHVHFKEEIGIAELIPLVTTYIILFAYIYFSTRKIDMVKSKWGLALAAVVTVLSSLLMSVGLCTLFGLTPTLNGGEIFPYLVVVIGLENVLVLTKSVVSTPVDLEVKLRIAQGLSSESWSIMKNMATELGIILIGYFTLVPAIQEFCLFAVVGLVSDFFLQMLFFTTVLSIDIRRMELADLNKRLPPEACLPPAKPVGRPARFERQLAVRPSTPHTITLQPSSFRNLRLPKRLRVVYFLARTRLAQRLIMAGTVVWIGILVYTDPAGLRTYLAAQVTEQSPLGEGALTPMPVPSGVLPASHPDPAFSIFPPDAPKLPENQTLPREPPEPGGPTEGIHDSPVPEVTWGPEDEELWRKLSFRHWPTLFSYYNITLAKRYISLLPVIPVTLHLNPREALEGRHPQDGRSAWPPPQPGPGGLWEASPKGPGVVQAHGDITLYKVAALGLAAGIILVLLLLCLYRVLCPRNYGQPGGGPGRRRRGDLPCDDYGYAPPETEIVPLVLRGHLMDIECLASDGMLLVSCCLAGHVCVWDAQTGDCLTRIPRPGRQRRDSGVSSVFEAQESWERLSDGGKGGPEELGDSPPLQHRPRGPLPPSLFGDQPDLSSLIDTNFSAQTRLSEPAQPEPRHRAGCGRTRDSPGYDFSRLVQQVYQEEGLAPIHSPALRPPSPGPALLQAPEDEAGSPSEKGSPCLAWAPSADGSIWSLELQGNLIVVGRSSGRLEVWDAIEGVLHCSSEEVSSGITALVFLDKRIVAARLNGSLDFFSLETHTSLSPLQFRGTPGRGTSPASPVYSSSDTVACRLTHTVPCAHQKPITALKAAAGRLVTGSQDHTLRVFRLEDSCCLFTLQGHSGAITTVYIDQTMVLASGGQDGAICLWDVLTGSRVSHMFAHRGDVTSLTCTTSCVISSGLDDLISIWDRSTGIKLYSIQQDLGCGASLGVISDNLLVTGGQGCVSFWDLNYGDLLQTVYLGKNSEAQPARQILVLDNAAIVCNFGSELSLVYVPSVLEKLD